A single Aythya fuligula isolate bAytFul2 chromosome 33, bAytFul2.pri, whole genome shotgun sequence DNA region contains:
- the LOC116500242 gene encoding zinc finger protein 493-like: protein MATAHPAEEPVTFVEVAVYFSREEWELLHPAQQVLYRDVMLETYESITSLGLLPSPKPVVISQLEEGEDPWIPDLHGVEDVTGDLSPGDRITKAAETLQKGGVAQRQLNAVSVGKNRRGVQKGLEHGKHLKKPLQTHPGNGARKPLDGSKGQKETKELTMKQGCQKKLENQCDECGKIFKSHSYLLKHRRIHTGDNPTCTECGKSYIKRSSLAIHQRIHTGERPYKCLECEESFKTRSELKFHKRTHKGERPYKCPECEKSFLSSSGLNVHKRIHTGERPYKCPDCEKSFNTSSGLNVHKWIHTGERPYKCPDCGKGFIRISLLNLHKWIHTEERPYKCPDCEKSFHSRSGLKWHKQIHTGERPYKCPDCEKSFKTSSELKLHKQTHTGERPYKCADCEKSFQSNYGLNLHKWIHTGERPYKCPDCGKGFIRISVLNLHKRIHMEERPYKCPECEKSFYSSSGLNLHKRIHTGERPYKCPECEKSFHSNSGLKWHKWIHTGERPYKCPDCGKGFINISLLNLHKWIHTEERPYKCPECGKGFIRSSALNLHKRIHAGERPYKCPECEKTFQSNYGLNLHKRIHTGERPYKCPECGKGFIRSSALNVHKWIHTGERPYKCPDCGKGFIKISLLNLHKQIHTEERPYKCPDCGKGFIKISLLNLHKQIHTEERPYKCPECEKSFYSSSGLKWHKGTHTGERPYKCPDCEKTFQSNYRLKLHKRIHTGERPYKCPECGKGFVRSSELNLHKRIHTGERPYKCPECEKTFQSNYRLKLHKRIHTGERPYKCPECGKGFQSRYRLKLHKRTHTGERPYKCPDCAKAFKSNSELRSHKCIHKGDKL, encoded by the exons GACTACTTCCATCCCCCAAACCCGTGGTGATCTCCCAGCTTGAAGAAGGGGAAGATCCCTGGATCCCAGATCTGCATGGCGTGGAGGATGTGACAGGAGACCTCAGCCCAG GTGACAGGAtcacaaaagcagcagagactCTTCAGAAGGGTGGCGTGGCCCAAAGGCAGCTGAATGCTGTCTCTGtgggaaaaaacagaaggggCGTGCAAAAGGGCCTGGAGCATGGAAAGCATCTCAAGAAGCCACTGCAAACCCATCCAGGAAATGGAGCTCGGAAGCCCCTAGATGGCAGCAAAGGTCAAAAGGAGACTAAAGAACTGACAATGAAGCAAGGCTGCCAGAAGAAATTGGAGAACCAATGTGACGAGTGtggaaaaatctttaaaagtcATTCCTATCTTCTTAAGCACCGGCGCATCCACACAGGAGACAATCCCACGTGCACTGAGTGTGGGAAGAGCTACATAAAAAGATCCAGTCTTGCTATACACCAGCGGATTCACACAGGAGAGAGACCCTACAAGTGCTTGGAGTGTGAGGAGAGCTTCAAAACGCGTTCTGAACTCAAATTTCACAAACGGACCCACAAAGGAGAGAGACCCTACAAGTGTCCTGAGTGTGAGAAGAGCTTCCTCTCAAGTTCTGGGCTCAATGTGCACAAACGGATCCACACAGGAGAGAGACCCTACAAGTGCCCTGATTGTGAGAAGAGCTTCAACACGAGTTCTGGGCTCAATGTGCACAAATGGATCCACACAGGAGAGAGACCCTACAAGTGCCCTGATTGTGGGAAGGGCTTCATAAGGATTTCTTTACTCAATTTGCACAAATGGATCCACACGGAAGAGAGACCCTACAAGTGCCCTGATTGTGAGAAGAGCTTCCACTCGAGATCTGGACTCAAATGGCACAAACAGATCCACACAGGAGAGAGACCCTACAAGTGCCCTGATTGTGAGAAGAGCTTCAAAACGAGTTCTGAACTGAAATTGCACAAACAGACCCACACAGGAGAGAGACCCTACAAGTGCGCTGATTGTGAGAAGAGCTTCCAGTCAAATTATGGACTCAATTTGCACAAATGGATCCACACAGGAGAGAGACCGTACAAGTGCCCTGATTGCGGGAAGGGCTTCATAAGGATTTCTGTACTCAATTTGCACAAACGAATCCACATGGAAGAGAGACCCTACAAGTGCCCTGAGTGTGAGAAGAGCTTCTACTCGAGTTCTGGACTCAATTTGCACAAACGGATCCACACAGGAGAGAGACCCTACAAGTGCCCTGAGTGTGAGAAGAGCTTCCACTCGAATTCTGGACTCAAATGGCACAAATGGATCCACACAGGAGAGAGACCCTACAAGTGCCCTGATTGTGGGAAGGgcttcataaatatttctctaCTCAATTTGCACAAATGGATCCACACGGAAGAGAGACCCTACAAGTGCCCTGAGTGTGGGAAGGGCTTCATAAGGAGTTCTGCACTCAATTTGCACAAACGGATCCACGCAGGAGAGAGACCCTACAAGTGCCCTGAGTGTGAGAAGACCTTCCAGTCGAATTATGGACTCAATTTGCACAAACGGATCCACACAGGAGAGAGACCCTACAAGTGCCCTGAGTGTGGGAAAGGCTTCATAAGGAGTTCTGCACTCAATGTGCACAAATGGATCCACACAGGAGAGAGACCCTACAAGTGTCCTGATTGTGGGAAGGGCTTCATAAAGATTTCTCTACTCAATTTGCACAAACAAATCCACACGGAAGAAAGACCCTACAAGTGCCCTGATTGTGGGAAGGGCTTCATAAAGATTTCTCTACTCAATTTGCACAAACAAATCCACACGGAAGAGAGACCCTACAAGTGTCCTGAGTGTGAGAAGAGCTTCTACTCGAGTTCTGGACTCAAATGGCACAAAGGGACCCACACAGGAGAGAGACCCTACAAGTGCCCTGATTGTGAGAAGACCTTCCAGTCGAATTATCGGCTGAAATTGCACAAACGGATCCACACAGGAGAGAGACCCTACAAGTGCCCTGAGTGTGGGAAGGGCTTCGTAAGGAGTTCTGAACTCAATCTGCACAAACGGATCCACACAGGAGAGAGACCCTACAAGTGCCCTGAGTGTGAGAAGACCTTCCAGTCGAATTATCGGCTGAAATTACACAAACGGATCCACACAGGAGAGAGACCCTACAAGTGCCCTGAGTGTGGGAAGGGCTTCCAGTCGAGATATAGACTCAAATTGCACAAACGGACCCACACAGGAGAGAGACCCTACAAGTGTCCTGACTGTGCAAAGGCCTTCAAGAGCAATTCTGAACTTAGATCACACAAGTGCATCCACAAAGGAGACAAGCTGTAG